Proteins co-encoded in one Actinomadura luteofluorescens genomic window:
- a CDS encoding TetR/AcrR family transcriptional regulator — translation MGHHGWGGRPPASEAEARQRIVDATVRCIDRHGVVKTTLSDVANELGVTRQTVYRHFGRISDIIGEVAAQGAESFVDRLIAHLQGVGDPAEAVVEGMIFCVRTIPGEPRLSLLLQLEDSAAFGRGATTADAIAYGAEMLRRFPVDWAAAGVGEDDLDGLAEIVMRLLTSLLQHPGEPPKDEARLRAVLYRWLAPALRPGGVTPG, via the coding sequence ATGGGGCACCACGGCTGGGGAGGCCGGCCTCCCGCATCGGAGGCGGAGGCCCGGCAGCGCATCGTCGACGCGACAGTCCGCTGCATCGACAGGCACGGCGTCGTGAAGACGACCCTGTCGGACGTCGCGAACGAGCTCGGGGTGACCCGCCAGACCGTCTACCGCCATTTCGGGCGTATCAGCGACATCATCGGCGAGGTCGCGGCCCAGGGCGCCGAGTCGTTCGTCGACCGGCTGATCGCCCACCTCCAGGGGGTCGGCGACCCGGCCGAGGCCGTGGTCGAAGGCATGATCTTCTGTGTGCGGACCATTCCGGGCGAGCCGCGGCTGAGCCTGCTGCTCCAGCTGGAGGACTCCGCCGCCTTCGGCCGCGGGGCCACCACCGCGGACGCCATCGCCTACGGCGCCGAGATGCTGCGCCGCTTCCCCGTCGACTGGGCGGCCGCCGGTGTCGGCGAGGACGACCTCGACGGCCTCGCCGAGATCGTCATGCGGCTGCTGACCTCGCTGCTCCAGCACCCGGGCGAGCCGCCGAAGGACGAAGCCCGGCTGCGTGCCGTCCTGTACCGCTGGCTGGCTCCCGCCCTGCGCCCCGGCGGCGTCACACCGGGGTGA
- a CDS encoding peptidoglycan-binding domain-containing protein, with protein MTAAKMVAEARKTLGMSGRPNAITREYASRHGDEYLLAPWCDMAVTYWARHSGNAKAVLPGGDRAYTPWHAQDFRRIGRWHSGTVSSVNAAKPGDIVFYDWGGTESIDAIDHAGVVEFSLGGGRLQTIEGNTDDAVKRRIRAAGVIAGYGRPAYDDWTESMVRNLPTLARGATGEDVQTVQGLLLARSHPEVSISGMFDATTEEAVKAVQRWGGVEDDGIVGPMTWPVLLRVQDSMESGAW; from the coding sequence ATGACCGCGGCGAAGATGGTCGCCGAGGCCCGCAAGACGCTCGGAATGTCGGGGCGGCCGAACGCCATCACGCGGGAGTACGCGTCCAGGCACGGCGACGAGTACCTCCTCGCCCCCTGGTGCGACATGGCCGTCACCTACTGGGCGCGGCACAGCGGCAACGCCAAGGCCGTCCTGCCGGGCGGGGACCGCGCCTACACCCCGTGGCACGCCCAGGACTTCAGGAGGATCGGACGCTGGCACAGCGGGACCGTCAGCAGCGTGAACGCCGCGAAGCCCGGCGACATCGTGTTCTACGACTGGGGCGGCACCGAATCCATCGACGCGATCGACCACGCCGGCGTGGTCGAGTTCTCGCTCGGCGGAGGGCGGCTGCAGACGATCGAGGGCAACACCGACGACGCGGTGAAGCGCCGCATCCGCGCGGCCGGCGTCATCGCAGGCTACGGACGGCCCGCTTACGACGACTGGACGGAGAGCATGGTGAGGAACCTTCCGACGCTCGCCAGAGGCGCCACCGGGGAGGACGTGCAGACCGTGCAGGGCCTCCTGCTGGCGCGCAGCCACCCCGAGGTCTCGATCAGCGGCATGTTCGACGCCACGACCGAGGAGGCCGTGAAGGCGGTGCAGCGGTGGGGCGGTGTCGAGGACGACGGGATCGTGGGTCCGATGACCTGGCCGGTCCTGCTGCGCGTGCAGGACTCCATGGAATCCGGCGCCTGGTAG
- a CDS encoding glucose 1-dehydrogenase: MGRVDGKVALISGGARGIGAASARALAAEGARIVIGDILDDEGAAVADELGDAGRYVHLDVTSEDDWAAAVEATVGAFGELNVLFNNAGIANGASINRFRPDRWRQIIDVNLTGPFLGIRAATDALIAAGGGSIINNSSIEGLRGTSWAHGYVASKWGLRGLTKSVAVELAPHGVRVNSLHPGLIRTPLTEGIPDDMVPIPLGRPGLPEDVASFVVFLASDESSFATGSEFVIDGGTVQQIPHKG; the protein is encoded by the coding sequence ATGGGACGTGTGGACGGGAAGGTCGCTCTGATCAGCGGCGGGGCCCGCGGGATCGGCGCGGCCAGCGCCCGGGCCCTGGCCGCCGAGGGCGCCAGGATCGTGATCGGCGACATCCTCGACGACGAGGGCGCGGCCGTCGCGGACGAACTGGGCGACGCGGGCCGCTACGTGCACCTCGACGTGACCAGCGAGGACGACTGGGCGGCGGCCGTCGAGGCCACCGTCGGCGCGTTCGGCGAGCTGAACGTGCTGTTCAACAACGCGGGGATCGCCAACGGCGCGTCCATCAACCGGTTCAGGCCGGACAGGTGGCGGCAGATCATCGACGTCAACCTCACCGGCCCGTTCCTCGGCATCCGCGCGGCCACCGACGCGCTGATCGCCGCCGGGGGCGGTTCGATCATCAACAACTCCTCGATCGAGGGCCTCCGCGGCACCTCCTGGGCGCACGGCTACGTGGCCTCGAAGTGGGGACTGCGGGGCCTGACCAAGTCGGTCGCCGTCGAGCTCGCCCCGCACGGCGTCCGGGTCAACTCGCTGCACCCCGGCCTGATCCGGACGCCGCTCACCGAAGGGATCCCCGACGACATGGTCCCGATCCCCCTCGGACGTCCCGGCCTGCCCGAGGACGTCGCCTCCTTCGTCGTCTTCCTCGCCTCCGACGAGTCGTCCTTCGCCACGGGGTCCGAGTTCGTCATCGACGGGGGGACCGTCCAGCAGATCCCCCACAAGGGCTGA
- a CDS encoding ROK family protein: MNSPRDIAAGQADKRDGASRGSAGVVVALDVGGTRIKAGIIGPAHDVLLDRTRDTGAAEGPDEVTARVLNLVTDLLAEAEAGGHAVDAVGVALPGIVEEAAGRVVLSANLGWRDLDLAARLAERTDLPVAIGHDVRAGGLAESVLGAGRQCRDLLFLPIGTGIAGAMILDGRPYAAGGYAGEIGHLRVHPDGRPCGCGGRGCLERYSSASAIAAAHADRTGEPVSAAEVAARVAAGDPDAVAVWREAVEALAVALAAYATVCAPELVIVGGGLAGSGELLLEPLRASLAARLTFQRVPRIVRAELGDRAGLLGAALLARASTESP; this comes from the coding sequence GTGAACAGCCCACGGGACATCGCAGCCGGTCAGGCCGACAAGAGGGACGGGGCGTCGCGCGGATCGGCCGGCGTCGTCGTCGCGCTCGACGTCGGCGGAACCCGCATCAAGGCGGGCATCATCGGCCCCGCCCACGACGTCCTGCTGGACCGCACCCGCGACACCGGCGCCGCCGAAGGGCCGGACGAGGTGACCGCGCGCGTGCTGAACCTGGTGACGGACCTGCTCGCCGAGGCGGAAGCGGGGGGACACGCCGTCGACGCCGTGGGCGTGGCGCTTCCGGGGATCGTCGAGGAGGCCGCGGGACGGGTGGTCCTGTCCGCCAACCTGGGCTGGCGCGACCTCGACCTCGCCGCCCGCCTCGCCGAACGCACGGACCTGCCCGTCGCGATCGGCCACGACGTGCGCGCCGGCGGTCTGGCCGAGTCGGTCCTGGGCGCCGGGCGGCAGTGCCGCGACCTGCTGTTCCTGCCGATCGGGACGGGGATCGCGGGAGCGATGATCCTCGACGGCCGCCCGTACGCCGCCGGCGGCTACGCGGGGGAGATCGGCCATCTGCGCGTGCACCCGGACGGCCGTCCGTGCGGATGCGGCGGCCGGGGCTGCCTGGAGCGGTACTCCTCGGCGTCCGCGATCGCCGCCGCCCATGCCGACCGCACCGGCGAGCCGGTGAGCGCGGCCGAGGTCGCGGCGCGCGTGGCGGCGGGCGACCCGGACGCCGTCGCGGTCTGGCGGGAGGCGGTCGAGGCGCTCGCCGTCGCCCTCGCCGCCTACGCCACGGTCTGCGCGCCGGAACTGGTCATCGTCGGCGGGGGACTGGCGGGCAGCGGCGAACTCCTGCTGGAGCCGCTGCGGGCCTCGCTGGCGGCCCGGCTGACCTTCCAGCGCGTCCCCCGGATCGTCCGCGCGGAACTCGGCGACCGGGCCGGCCTCCTGGGCGCCGCCCTGCTGGCACGCGCCAGTACCGAGAGCCCCTGA
- a CDS encoding NAD(P)H-dependent amine dehydrogenase family protein, translated as MAIRVLHVATGNVGRIALAQLIEDPRFELAGLVVSDPAKVGRDAGELAGLDAVTGVAATDDLEAALAARPDCTVYCAIGETRLPDALADIGRILAAGSDVVASSPVPLIYPWGLLPDRMIRPIEDACRAGGTSVFVTGVDPGWANDLLPFAIASTCRRVEQVRCSEIADYATYDGGPVLFDFMGFGRPVGDLPKILRPGMLAASWGVSLRMLARGFGFELDEITEWFEQEPAPEAFDVAAGHIPAGGMAALRFQVGGVVGGREVLVIEHTTRLRGDLRPDWPQPAQDGGSYRVEIVGEPSYRVDVCPTSADGDHNHAAIASGAGRVVNAIPDVIAAPPGLRTPLDLPFTTARGVFAQALAG; from the coding sequence ATGGCCATCCGCGTCCTGCACGTGGCCACCGGCAACGTCGGCCGCATCGCCCTGGCGCAGCTGATCGAGGATCCCCGCTTCGAACTGGCCGGGCTGGTCGTGTCGGACCCCGCGAAGGTCGGGCGCGACGCCGGCGAGCTCGCCGGACTCGACGCGGTCACGGGCGTCGCGGCCACCGACGATCTGGAGGCGGCCCTCGCCGCGCGGCCGGACTGCACCGTCTACTGCGCGATCGGCGAGACCCGGCTGCCGGACGCCCTCGCCGACATCGGCCGGATCCTCGCCGCGGGCAGCGACGTCGTCGCCTCCTCGCCGGTGCCGCTGATCTACCCCTGGGGGCTGCTGCCGGACCGCATGATCCGTCCCATCGAGGACGCCTGCCGGGCGGGCGGGACGAGCGTGTTCGTCACCGGGGTGGACCCCGGCTGGGCGAACGACCTGCTCCCCTTCGCGATCGCGAGCACCTGCCGGCGGGTGGAGCAGGTGCGCTGCTCGGAGATCGCCGACTACGCGACCTACGACGGCGGCCCGGTCCTGTTCGACTTCATGGGCTTCGGACGTCCCGTCGGGGACCTGCCGAAGATCCTCCGGCCGGGGATGCTGGCCGCGTCGTGGGGCGTCAGCCTCCGCATGCTGGCCCGGGGGTTCGGATTCGAGCTCGACGAGATCACCGAGTGGTTCGAGCAGGAGCCCGCGCCGGAGGCGTTCGACGTGGCCGCCGGCCACATCCCGGCGGGCGGGATGGCGGCCCTCCGGTTCCAGGTCGGCGGCGTCGTCGGCGGCAGGGAGGTCCTCGTCATCGAGCACACGACCCGGCTGCGCGGCGACCTGCGTCCCGACTGGCCGCAGCCCGCGCAGGACGGCGGCTCCTACCGGGTCGAGATCGTCGGTGAACCGTCCTACCGCGTCGACGTCTGCCCGACCAGCGCCGACGGCGACCACAACCACGCCGCCATCGCCTCGGGCGCCGGGCGCGTCGTCAACGCGATCCCCGACGTCATCGCGGCGCCGCCGGGACTGCGGACGCCGCTCGACCTGCCCTTCACCACCGCGCGCGGCGTCTTCGCGCAGGCGCTGGCCGGCTAG
- a CDS encoding class I SAM-dependent methyltransferase, translated as MRDSSGEPALGPTDYDAELRRHDRILRRAAGVRLHDRVLDIGCGSGRTTRQAARAAGAGSALGVDVSAPAVERARERARAEGVRNVAFEHADAQVHRFPPEGFDLAISRFGTMFFDDPVAAFANVGRALRPAGRLVMMVWQPAERNEWDVAIRRALSEAQREGAAAPAGPDAFSLGDPSTVEQILGAAGFADVAFTDVREPVYYGPDVDAALDWVRGFTSTSEALGKLDPAASERAVARLREMLSAHLGDDGVWFDSRAWTVTARRP; from the coding sequence GTGCGAGACTCCTCAGGCGAACCTGCGCTCGGCCCCACCGACTACGACGCCGAACTGCGGCGGCACGACCGGATCCTGCGCCGGGCGGCCGGCGTCCGGCTCCACGACCGCGTCCTCGACATCGGATGCGGTTCCGGGCGGACGACCCGCCAGGCGGCACGCGCGGCCGGGGCGGGCAGCGCGCTCGGGGTCGACGTCTCCGCGCCCGCCGTCGAGCGCGCCCGCGAACGCGCCCGGGCCGAGGGCGTCCGCAACGTCGCCTTCGAGCACGCCGACGCCCAGGTCCACCGCTTCCCGCCCGAGGGCTTCGATCTGGCGATCAGCCGGTTCGGCACGATGTTCTTCGACGACCCGGTCGCGGCGTTCGCCAACGTCGGGCGGGCGCTGCGCCCGGCCGGACGCCTGGTGATGATGGTGTGGCAGCCCGCCGAACGCAACGAATGGGACGTCGCCATCCGCCGAGCCCTCTCCGAGGCCCAGCGAGAAGGGGCCGCCGCTCCTGCCGGGCCGGACGCGTTCTCCCTCGGCGACCCGTCGACCGTCGAGCAGATCCTGGGCGCGGCGGGGTTCGCCGACGTCGCCTTCACCGACGTCCGCGAGCCCGTCTACTACGGTCCGGACGTGGACGCCGCGCTCGACTGGGTCCGTGGCTTCACCTCCACGAGCGAGGCCTTGGGAAAGCTGGATCCCGCCGCCTCGGAACGGGCGGTCGCGCGCCTGCGCGAGATGCTCTCCGCCCACCTGGGCGACGACGGCGTCTGGTTCGACTCGCGCGCCTGGACCGTCACCGCGCGGCGCCCCTAG